The following is a genomic window from Bacteroidia bacterium.
CCGGACAGCGACGGAGATGGCGTTTTCGATTACAATGAGGTCATGACCTACGGAACCAATCCGCTCAAGGATGATACGGACGGCGATGGATTGACGGATTATGAGGAAATTGCGTTCCATCGAACCAATCCCGTGAAGGCCGATACGGATGGCGACGGGCTGCGCGATGATCATGAGATCGAAGTCACGCGAACGAATCCCATTGATCGCGATACGGACGGCGATGGCATATGGGACGGCGTGGACCAGTGTCCGCTCGTACCGGAAAATTACAACGGTATTGCGGACAGCGACGGCTGCCCTGACGGCATCGGCTTCCCTGCACCACCGATCGCTTCGCGGGACGATTCCGGTCAGGGTACCGGTCCGGGCACCGGAACGGGCGGTGATCGTGGCGCAGGCACGGGTCCCGGAACGGGTGAAGGGGGTGCAGGCACAGGACCCGGAACGGGAACGGGCGGTGATCGTGGTGCAGGCACGGGTCCCGGAACGGGTGAAGGCGGTGCAGGCACGGGCCCCGGCACCGGAACAGGCGGTGATCGCGGCGCAGGCACAGGACCCGGAACAGGTGAAGGGGGTGAGGGTGCCAAGCCGGGGACAGGCACGGGTGGTGATTCCGGCGAAGGAGCAGCGCCCGGTACAGGCGAAGGCGGTGACGGCGGAGCTGGAACTGCGCCAGGGAGCGGCTATGGCACTGGGGACAGACGACGCAGTCCGAAACCGGGAGAGGGTGATACGGGTCGTGGCACGGAGGTCGGCACCGGTGAAGGCGGTGTGTGGAACAGAAATCGAAGCACCGTCTACGGTCCACAACCACGTCCTCTGCTCGCTCGCTACTATGATTACGACCCGCGTTATGTGCAGCACATCGTACCATACTCATCTATAGACACGAGTTGGAGTAGTGCGGCAACCCAGTACGACTTCAGCACGTTTGTGATTCCAAAACCACTGCCCGAATTCTCCATGGATGGACTGGAAGACGGCAAGACGTTCATGCTCGGAGACATCCATTTCGAATTCGACCGCGATGTGCTTCCGAAGGAATACCTTGCCGAGCTCATGTCGAAAGTGCAAATCTTCAAGACGTACCCGGACCTCGTGGTGGAGATCCGCGGACACACGGACAACGAAGGGACGGAGGAATACAACAACAATTTGTCGATGCGCAGAGCGCTGGCGGTGAAGAACTTCTTTGTTCGCCAGGGGGTCGCGTCACGTCGGCTCGAGGCAAAGGGCTTCGGTAAAAGTCGTCCATTGACCGATAATGAGAGTGAAATCGGCAAGGCGATAAACCGCCGTGTCGAAATGCATATTCTGAAACTCGGGAGCAGGATAGGCCAATGATTCGAACGCGTCTCCATCAGTTCATGATGCCGGAATCCGGGATCACGTCCATTTTCCTCGTTACGATCACTCTGCTCACCGCTTCCGTCGAAGTGCTTGCACAGGACATCATCTATCCCGGCCGCCCGCGTTACTCGGAGGGACAACTTGCCATCACGGCGGGCGGAGGCATCGCCAAATACAACGGTGAGTTCTCTGACGGAAAGGTGGACGCGAATTACTGGGCCTCCGCATCGTGGACAATAGGGCCGTATCTCCGTTTCGGTTTGCAGGCGGAAAAGGGTCTGCTTTCCTATAACAGGCGCTGGCGTAGAAATACGCAGTCGGCGTTTGAGGTACAATTCGGCCACGACGGAAATCAGGTGGATCGCAGTACCGAGTTTCAGTCCTTCTCCGGGCTTTTCTATCTCGATTTACTCCCCGCGCGATATTTCAATGTGTATTTTCTCGGTGGCGCCGGACGAATGTGGTACACTCCTGAAGATTATAAAGTGGGGGGGCTGTATCTGATGCCCGAGGAAGCCGAGCAACAGACATGGATCTTCCCTGCAGGCCTGGGCTTCGAAGCGTCTATCAGTCGTCGCCTTGCCTTTGCCGCCGAAGTGCGTACCAATCTTTCCCTGACAGGAGATCTCGACGCCTTCCCATCCGACGAAGTGCGCGATACCTATGCCGTACGCACGGGCGCTCCAAGAAATCCGAATGCGGCGGAAACCGCAAACGATTTCCATTTCTCCCTGACCGCCGGTCTGCGTATCTATCTTTTTCCGGATACCGATATTGATGGCGACGGGTTGACGAATGATGAAGAAGCCCGGCACAACACCAATCCCTACGACCAGGATACCGACGGGGACGGGCTCAGTGACTGGTATGAGCTCACGCAGCTCAAGAGCAGTCCCTTTCTCATCGATACGGACAACGACGGTCTGACAGATTATGAAGAGGTGGTCAAATACCACACGCGCTCCGACACGCTGGACACCGATCGTGATAATCTGAGCGATGCCAATGAAGTGCAGACGTTCTTCACGAATCCGCTCATGTCCGATACCGACCACGACGGCCTGCCGGATGGTGAGGAGATTCTTCTGGGTACAAATCCGAATATGGTTGATACCGATGGCGACGGGATTCCGGACGGGAAGGAAATCGAATACGGTACAAGCCCGTTGCTGCCGGATACGGATGGTGACGGGCTATCGGATGATTACGAGTTGTTCACAGCGCAAACCGATGCGCTGAAGGCCGATACGGACGCGGATGGGCTTACGGATTTCGAAGAAGTGATGATAGAACGGACAAATCCGCTGAAAGCCGACACCGATGGCGACACCTTGAACGATTTCCATGAGTTGCGGGTGATCTTCACGAACCCGTTGAGCCAGGACACCGACGGAGATGGTTTCCGTGACGATGTGGACAAATGCCCCAGGCTGCCAGAAGCATTCAACGGCTTTCAGGACAGCGATGGGTGTCCGGATAAGAGGGAGTGACGGTCTCGCGATTCGCTGCTGTGTGTAGGTCTTTCGATGCAGGTGGGGCGGGGCTCTTTTAGAGCATCCGTCGAATCACGCCACGCTTATGCGGCTGCGCCGATCTCCGGTACGGGGACCTCTCGTCCGGCTGCCGTGAAATATCATACCCTCACCTCCCAATGATGGTTTTCCTGTACCACCCGGCCCGGTGCGCTGTTCTGTGTCCGCACTGCACAGAGCGCGCTACCGTATTCATCACGATCTCGCTGATACCGTTAAAAAAAATGCGGGGTGGACAGTAGCATCCACCCCGCGCAATCTGATCCTCTCGGATCTCGTGTTATTTCATCAACATCATCTGCTTGACAGCGGTGAATTCCTCACCGGTCTCGACGGAGAACGCCGTCATCGTGTACGTGTACATACCCGATCCGATACGTGAGCCGTCGAAGGTC
Proteins encoded in this region:
- a CDS encoding OmpA family protein — encoded protein: MFPTILRTSAAVLVTIPTITLLRRGMLLMVLAILFLSSRSTAQDGMLDHVFRSRYSEGLLAIRFGGGINRYIGEFTPVDDARLMSLSAMYSIRPFLSAGLRVDYGMASYRRAITMVDPELYEFQFGLEESERSTEFSAFHLALQVTPIQWSVFDLYGFIGAGVAVYDAEDHGSDFARVRPKADMPGTISVPLGAGFDVHITESIAFSAEVQYKLFFIGDFDSYDEKLINIEYIKAGGRRPYNPEQVNDNLFSMSIGLKLFLFQNEDYDGDLIRNRDEEVLGSDPYDIDSDGDGLSDYQEVHIHKTKPLSRDSDSDGLTDYEEVTVFRTNPIVRDTDGDGLFDFDEIYRHGTNPLMADTDGDGLSDREELEVGTYPTHIDTDLDGLTDADEVRIYRTNPLKPDSDGDGVFDYNEVMTYGTNPLKDDTDGDGLTDYEEIAFHRTNPVKADTDGDGLRDDHEIEVTRTNPIDRDTDGDGIWDGVDQCPLVPENYNGIADSDGCPDGIGFPAPPIASRDDSGQGTGPGTGTGGDRGAGTGPGTGEGGAGTGPGTGTGGDRGAGTGPGTGEGGAGTGPGTGTGGDRGAGTGPGTGEGGEGAKPGTGTGGDSGEGAAPGTGEGGDGGAGTAPGSGYGTGDRRRSPKPGEGDTGRGTEVGTGEGGVWNRNRSTVYGPQPRPLLARYYDYDPRYVQHIVPYSSIDTSWSSAATQYDFSTFVIPKPLPEFSMDGLEDGKTFMLGDIHFEFDRDVLPKEYLAELMSKVQIFKTYPDLVVEIRGHTDNEGTEEYNNNLSMRRALAVKNFFVRQGVASRRLEAKGFGKSRPLTDNESEIGKAINRRVEMHILKLGSRIGQ